The following coding sequences lie in one Cryptosporangium aurantiacum genomic window:
- a CDS encoding LuxR C-terminal-related transcriptional regulator, translated as MLADDAVLLREGLARILTEIDFVVTGQAGDGPRLLDLVRRDPPDVAVIDLRMPPGFSAEGIETAAAIRASTPAVGLMLLSQYVEVHHALRLITEFDGGVGYLLKDRVSDLAAFGADLRRVAGGQTVIDPELVTRLVARRRERDPLDSLTGRERAVLALMAQGLSNAAVADELHLAIKTVEAHIRSIFTKLDLAPDEREHRRVRAVLTFLRA; from the coding sequence ATGCTCGCCGACGACGCAGTGCTGCTGCGGGAAGGCCTGGCCAGGATCCTCACCGAGATCGACTTCGTCGTGACCGGTCAGGCCGGCGATGGGCCTCGGCTGCTCGACCTGGTCCGCCGCGACCCGCCCGACGTGGCGGTGATCGACCTGCGCATGCCGCCGGGCTTCTCGGCCGAGGGCATCGAGACGGCGGCGGCGATCCGGGCGAGCACGCCCGCCGTAGGACTGATGCTGCTCTCGCAGTACGTCGAGGTGCACCACGCCCTCCGGCTGATCACCGAGTTCGACGGTGGCGTCGGCTACCTGCTCAAGGATCGGGTCTCGGACCTCGCCGCGTTCGGCGCCGACCTGCGGCGGGTCGCCGGCGGGCAGACCGTCATCGACCCGGAGCTGGTGACCCGCCTGGTCGCACGACGTCGCGAGCGGGACCCGCTCGACTCGCTGACCGGACGCGAACGCGCGGTCCTCGCACTGATGGCGCAGGGCCTGTCGAACGCAGCGGTCGCCGACGAGCTGCACCTGGCGATCAAGACCGTGGAGGCGCACATCCGGTCGATCTTCACCAAGCTCGACCTGGCCCCCGACGAG